A window of Paenibacillus phoenicis genomic DNA:
GATGAGGAGGCGAAAGCGCCGTATCTGTTTGACGGCCAAACGTTTATCTCCTATGACGATGAAGCATCGATCCGCTGTAAATGCGATTACGTCAAGGCGCAAGAACTGGCCGGGGTGATGTTCTGGGAGTATGGCTGCGATCGGACGCACCGGCTGCTTGATGCACTGTACCAAGGGTTAAAATCACCGTAAGGAACAATCTTAAACTTTCCTAGCCCGCAAAAAGCCTCATGCTTCGCCAACCTTGAACCAAAGGGATAGCGAGCAGCATGGGGCTTTTTGTTATGACATCAATCGTTCTAACTTTGCCGGGCCCGTCATAGATATAAATAGGGGTGTTTTTACCCGCATCTGCGGTACAACCTTAGGCCTGAGGATTTTCACAGTTTCCTAGATTCTTTGCTGCCGGAGGCTCCTGAGGTCTGCCGATCTTCGCCCAGAATATCATCCAGCCGCTGCACTTCTTCGGAGAGAGCCTGCAAGGAAGCCTCGATGTTGCCCAATTTATCGCCAACGGTTTGCAGCACATATTTGATCAGGATGAAGCAAAGTGTGACGGGAAAGCCAACATTAGCAACCAACGACACAATATCTGCAACCTGCATCATGGGTACCTCCTTGAACTTTTTTCGGGCCCTTCACTATATGGGGAAAAAAAGTTTGTCATGGCACAACCAAAATATAGAAAAAATGTTATAATCATTACTACTTATATAATTATGGTTGTATAACCCCCTTAAAAATTTCCCTATACATAGAAGATGAAAATGAAAGGGGGAGGTAGTTTTGAAGGAACAACATACCGTGTACGAGCAATATCGGAAAGAAGTTTATCGTATTGCATGGAGGGTTCAATACAGAGCGAGAGTCGTCAGAAAACGGGAATGTTCATTCAATGGAGTCGAGCCGGCCGTAACCTGCTTCACCTCATCTTCTGATAATAAAATTGTTGTAAGACAGCTGATCAATGCGCTTCCTTCTACGACGGGAAAAACGATCATCTCCAAAATCTATCTACAGGACAAAACGGAGGGGGAAGTCGCCCGCGAGTTGAATATGAGTCAGCAAGGGGTGAACAAATGGAAACGAAAGATGATCAAAGAGTTGTCCCGGATGATGAAGAGTTCCTGAGTTTGCTTCAGAAAGCAAGGGATAACGATCCCGATGCGACGTTAAAGTTAATCGAGCTGTTTAAAGGCGATATTGTGCATATAAGCAAGTATATTCATATGTCCGAAGAGGACGCCGTTTCCGACATCATTCTCGAGTTTCTGGAGATGATTAAGAGGCGGGAGGAGAAGTAATTGACATGCAAAAAAAGTCGGTCAGGAAGTTCATTCCTGATCGACTTTTTTAAATTTTTTGATGAATCCGGTTGTAAATGCGGTTTTTGATTTTCCCTTAGAGATGAGTGCGGTAAAGGGGCTTTATCAGATAAAAGCGTTGGGAGAAGGAAGCGTTAAACGGATAGAGTCTCGGTCTCATGGAAAAGCTCCTGGAACGCTCGCCACGCGTAATCCCGATCTGTCAGCTTGTTTTGCACCGCAGCTTGCCAAGCGGCATGGTCGGTGGTTAAAGACGAAAACTGATCTACGCCGTACCAGTCTAGCAGTTCTTCACGCGTTACACGGTAGGCCGCCGAACCTTCGTTAAAAATCACGGCCTCCAGGTTATCGATATAAGCAAAAGCGGCCGTGACGCTGTATAAATACGCTCGATCGCGATCGACATCCGCCATCGGCACCGAAGAATCCAGATTCACTTGCACGGTGAACACGTCCGGATCAAGGGCAAAAGAACGAATCGGTCCCAGGGGGAGCGAAAGGAAGAGGCCCGAAACTTTAGAAGCATTGCCCATGTAAGGTGTCGCAAAAGAGGCCGTACGGGTGATGTCATGGGTCAGCGGATTGTTTTGCGCTTCGTTGTAGAGCGCCTCCTGCTTATCCTGGCGCGGTAGCGCCACGCCTTCCACCACGCCCAAGCAGACGAATCCGGCAAGGAGCAGGGCGAAAATTCCGATGTTCCAACGTTTGAAGGTTTGTCTCGTCGTCATGCTTCCCAATCACCTACTTCATGTTTTGTCAGCAACGAAGCGCTCAGCTGGAACGCCAGCGGAATCCCAATCGTGAGAAACGGCTTGGCGTATTGGATGCCCAGTAGCGCAAACTGATAAGGACCGCCGATCTTCACTTGATAGCCAAACCAGATATTGCTCCCGAACCGGAGGGCCGTAATCGCGAGCAGGGTGACAAGAATGAACAGCCCCCACAGCAGCCACACGATTCGGCTTCGCCGCCGGGCCGCCGCGATATGTCGCGGAGCCGTTACTTCAAGCGCTTGGCCGCGCCACGTTAAATGCAGCACGAGATAAAAGAGGCCAAGAACCAGGACGAAGCCCAGAAGGAAGAAACTTAACGGCGTGCGTTCGATCAAACGTAATGGAATAGTGAAGATCCACAGAATGATGGCTAAAAACAGCATCTTTTGCATCCATTCCAAACGATAGCGGTTTACATAGATCAGCGGGTGTTCGTCGATCAGCCCGTCGATGCGGGTGAGGCTGGATGTTGCCGTTCGGACGGCTTGTTCGTAATCCATTCCGCCAGCCATGAGATCGGCGACTTTGGCTTCCAGATTACCGATGATTTCCTCTTTCATCTCACGGTTTCGTCCGGTTGCCGGGTAGCCGGCAAATAAACGATCCACGTGGTTTTGCAACGAATTCATGATGGGGATCCCTCCTGTTTCTCGATCAGAACGTCGATGATCTCGCGGGAAAATTTCCATGCCGCCAAATTGGCTTTGTAAACCTCGGCTCCCGCAGGGGTGACATGGTAATATTTGCGCCGCCCGCCCAAACTGCGATCTTCCCCCCAATAGGATTCGATCAGCTTCTGGGCCTCCAATCGCTTTAAGCTGGTGTAGAGCGACGGCTCTTTCAATTCGTAACGTCCTTGGCTAATGGAGGAGATGGATTTCATGATCTCATACCCGTAGTTATCTCCCTCCTCCAGCAGCACCCGAAGAATAATCGTATCGATGTGGCCGCGGATCAAATCCCGGCTGATGGCGCTGTCGTTCACTTTGTTCACCTCTTTTGAAACAATGTAATACATATTACTATGTGTGTCAATGTAGTTGATGCTTGGTTACTTTGTCACTAGATCGCTAAGTCAGTAAGTTACTAGATCACTAGATCACTAGATCCTATGGTCGCTTGTTATTGGCCGAAGAAGAAGTCTCATCGATTAGTTGTTGCGGCCCCCCTGGGAACTTGTTGTAAAATAGATAGACTGAAGAAGAGGAGGGGAGTCTTATGGATGGTAACCATCAACCTGCTTCTATGCCGCTCCATCATGCGATTCATCCGGGGGAACGGATGACCTTCGGCTCGTACCCCCATTCAGCCGATGGGACGGTACAGCCGATCGGACGGTACAGCCGATCGTATGGCGGATTCTCCAAAATTCAGGCAACGAGTTGTTTCTGTTGAGTGAAGAGATTTTGGACTGCAAGCTTTTATCACGGGAAAAGCGCGGATGTTTCGTGGCGGGATGCCGTAGACATCATCTGGCGCGACTGCGATTTGCGGCAGTGGTTAAACGAGGAGTTTTTCGCTGCTGCCTTTAGCCCGGAAGAGCAAGCGTTGATCGAGCCGGCTTATTGCACAGATAACGGGGAAGGCTGCCCCGATACGGAGGACAACGTGTTTCTGCTGAGTGTAGCGGAGGTGAAGGCATTCACCGCAAGCCTTGGCAAGGACTGGCTGACCGCCGTAGGGACGGATTATGCGAAATTGAAGAAGCCCGACGGCTGCAGCCTTTATGTCTATGACAAGGGCGAGGAAGTCAATTATGTGCTGCGAAACGGTCAGAAGATGGGCTGTTCCTGGTGGTGGCTGCGCACGCAGGGCAATTTACCTTCGCGCGCCCATTTTATCGGTACGGGATGCAGCATCCGCAGCTATCAACGTCAGTCTGGCAAGGGATGGCGTGCGGCCAGCAATTAAGTTGAGTTATGCTCAATGAATGGATTTAACGGAACGTACAGCCCTTATTTCGCATGGAAGCAGCTGGTCGGAACTTTTAACGGAATCAGATGACGTTATTTGGCTCGAATAGGCTAGAGCGAGGTTGATTTACGTCCAATAACGGCCTTACGTTCCGTTAGAACGGGAAATCTCGCGGGAAATGGACTTTAGCGTCATCTGGTTCCGTTAGAGCAAGAACGAGGTATATCGTCTGGCCCCCAGTCAGTCCGTTTACGCTGCATTTGAACTTCTTAGGTAGGGAAATGCCAATGGGGGAGTGCTTACGAGTAGCCGGACTCAAAGGGATAAAGGTGAGAAAGGGGGCGGACGGGCTAGGGTCACCCCTAGGATTGTAAGCGCTTCAAAAAAATCTTGTCATCGAAAAAATCCCTTGTTATAATCGCATTGAAAAGCTTTTCAAATCGAGGATACAAACGATGAACAAAAACAAAAGCAAACCAACGATCCGTGATGTTGCTAAAAAGGCGGGGGTCTCCATCAGTACGGTCTCGCGCGTCATGAACGCGCCGGGTACGGTGGTGGAGAGCAAGCGAAAGCGCGTGCTGGAGGCGATTCAGGAACTGAACTACCAGCCGAACGCGTTCGCCCGCGGACTGATTTACAAGAAGTCTTTTACCTTAGGATTGTTGATTCCCGATATTGAGAACATGTATTACGCGGGAATGATCCGGGGAATGCAGGATGCCTGCAACAAGCTGGGGTACAGCCTGATGATCTGCAACACGGACCGTGATAAGGAGCGGATGTTGTCGTATATCGATACGTTTCATGAGAAGCAGGTGGACGGGATCGTATTTGCGAGCGACAAAATGTTTCCGGAGTATTACGAGAAACTGATTGGTTGCCGCATCCCCTGTGTCATGGTGTCGTCCCATTCGGACGACTACGATATTCCGTGCGTCGAAGTCGACGACGAGGCGGCAGCTTATGACGCAGCCGTTTACCTGATCGAGCTTGGTCATCGCCAAATCGGTATGATTGGCTTCAATCACGACAATTCCATTTCAGGCCCGCCGCGATTCGCCGGGTTTGTTCGGGCCATGAAGGAATACGGACTGACATCGAATATCGAAAACGTGAAATTTGCCAGTCACTATTTTGAGCATGCGTATCAGGCGGCACATGAGCTGTTTACCGAGCATCCTGATTTGACCGCGGTGTTTTGCGTTGCCGACGAATTTGCCATGGGGACGATTTCGTATCTTCGGGATCGGCACATTCTTGTCCCGGGGCAGGTGTCCGTCATCGGCTTTGACAACCACCGCATGGCCAGCATGTATATTCCTAAGCTGACCACGATATCCCAACCCATCTATGATCTAGGCCACCGTGCTGCAGAGAAGCTGCATGAGCTGCTGACGACCGGGAGCGTGGCGGTGCCCAGAGAGATCCTCCAACACAAGCTGGTCGTAAGGGAATCCTCACGGGAAAGAACCACGGTGTAGCCAAGTAATAACACACACAACGCAATACAACACATACAACGCAATACAACATACACAACGTAACACACATCGTAACACAACACACGCAATGTAACACAACTCACACATTCCAACACTCACCACGAACCATTTGAATCGTATTCTGAAAAGCTTTTCAAAAAAGCGGAACATTCCGGCTGGGTAGGTCATACACTTATACCGAATTGAAAACGGATACAGGCCTATATTTATCGTCGCCTGCTGCTGAAAAGCTTGATTAAGGAGGTGATTCGCCGGAATCGAATAAAGGTCGTCTGACCTACAGATGGTTGTTCCTAAATCATATCGAAGGGGATGTAGGGTCAATGAAAAAAAGATCAAAATGGACTTCCTTATTGCTCGTTAGCGGGTTATCGTTCACACTTCTCCTCAGCGCCTGCGGCGGAGGGAACAATGCGGCAAATAATGAACCGGCGGCTCCGGCTAATACGGGAACCACGGAACAGAACACAAATGATACCGCCGCAACCAATGACACTTCCACCGGCTCTCCGCTGGAGTTGGCGTTGAAAGGTGAATATAAAGGGACGAAAGTTACGATGTTTGGTCCGTTCGTAGATGCTGACCAAGTGAAATTCGAAACCAGCATCAAAGAGTTCGAGGAGAAAACAGGCATCGACATTCAATACGAAGGCTCCAAAGAGTTCGAAGCGACCATTAACGTCCGTGTAGACGGCGGCAACGCCCCCGACATCGCGGACTTCCCGCAACCGGGTCTGCTGGCTGCCGTTGCCAAGACCGGTAAGGTCATCGATCTGACCAACATACTCGACCAGGAGAAGCTGAAGGTGAACTACAACCAAAGCTGGCTTGACATGGCGACGATGGAAGATAAGGACGGCAATAAAATTATGGCGGGCATTTGGAACCGCAGTAACGTAAAGAGCTTGGTATGGTATCCGAAGAAGCAATTTGAGGAAGCGGGTTATACCATTCCGCAAACTTGGGATGAGCTGATGGCGCTGACGGAGCAAATCGCCAAGGACGGCGACACGGCTTGGGGGATCGGTATCGAAAGCGGCGCGGCAACAGGCTGGCCGGCTACCGACTGGGTAGAAGACATCATGCTCCGCACGACCTCGCCGGAAAACTATGATAAATGGGTTAGCGGTGAACTGCCGTTCACTTCCCCTGAAGTGAAGCATGCTGTTGAAGTAATGTCGGAAATCTGGATGAATCCGGATTACGTGTATGGCGGAACGAAATCGATCGTAACGACAGCATTTGGGGATTCGGCGTTGCCGATGTTCGACAACCCGCCGAAGATTTGGCTGCATCGTCAAGCGAACTTTATCACCAGCTTCTTCCCGGAAACGGCGAAGATCGACGAAGACTACGACTGGTTCTATCTGCCGCCGATCGACGAGCAATATGGGAAACCGGTGCTGGTAGCCGGCGATATCTATGCCATGTTCAACGATCGTCCTGAAGTTCGTGCGGTTATGGAATTCTTTACGACAGGCGAATCGATCAAATCGTGGGTACAATCCGGCGGCGTGATCGCTCCGATGAACGATGCTTCGCTTGACTGGTATACTTCCGAGGCCGATCGTCGTATGGCTCAGCTCGTGCAGGATGCGACCACGCTGCGGTTTGACGGCTCTGACCTGATGCCGGGTAAAGTAGGTGCCGGTACCTTCTGGAAAGGCATGACCGACTACGTGAGCGGTACGTCCACACTGGATGAAGCGTTGGCGCAAATTCAGGAAGGCTGGAATAACTAAGCCCGATTCTGGATCTGCGGCATAAACGATAACTAAAGCACCGCGGAGGGGCGCGCGAGCCGAAACGTGGGTTCCGGCACACACGCCCCTTCCTTTTTCATCAATCCAACCGGTTCAGGAAGTAACGCTCACAAAACATTTAGGAGGGGTCATGATGAGTTCAGAGGCCAAGCGAATCGTCAGCCTGAGGGCCGTGCTCTTCACCCTGATCGTCCTGGTCGCGAATGCCGCCGGACACGGCCTGATCTTCCGCTTTTTCCGCGACTCGACGCTGAATCCGCTGCTGACTGCGATCTTCGCCGTTTTATGGGGCGTACTCGGCGTGTACTTACTTTTCTATACCTTTAACTGGGCGGTGGAGCAGTATCCGGAGCAGGTGCGGCGGAAGGTGTTGCCGTATATTTTCATCGGTCCGGCCGTGATTTTGCTGGGATGGCTGCTGGTGCTGCCTGCCGTACGGACGTTGTACTTGAGCTTCTTTAACGCCTCGTCGGAGAAATTCGTTGGGCTCGCCAACTATGCGGCGATCTTCACCGATAAGCTGATGGGAACGGCGCTGCGCAACAACCTGCTGTGGGTGTTCCTAGGCACGCTTGCTTGCGTCACGCTTGGGCTGCTGATTGCCATCCTCGCCGACCGCAGCAGCTACGAGAAAATCGCCAAGTCGATTATCTTTATGCCGATGGCGATCTCGTTTGTGGCGGCGGGCGTCATCTGGAAGTTTGTTTATTATTATCAGCCCGGCGACCAGCAAATCGGTCTGTTTAATGCCATCGTCACCGCTCTAGGCGGTGAAGCGCAAGCCTGGACCAGCATGCTGCAGCCGTGGAACAACCTGTTTCTGATCTTAATTCTGATCTGGATGCAAACCGGGTTCGCCATGGTCATTTTCTCCGCGGCGATCAAAGGGGTTCCAGAGGATATTTTGGAAGCGGCACGTGTGGACGGGGCCGGTGAGATCAAAATCTTCTTCCGCATTATCATCCCGTATATCTCGGTGACAATCCTGACGGTGACGACGACGATCATTGTGTTTACGCTCAAAATTTTCGACGTGGTCATGGTCATGACTGGCGGACAATACGGGACGGAAGTGGTGGCCACGCAGTTCTATCGGCAATTCTTCATGTACCGTAATTTCGGGTACGGGTCCACGCTGGCGATCGTCTTGCTGATTGCCGTAACGCCGGTCATCTTCTTTAATCTGCGGCAGATCCGCAAGCAGGGGGGATTCTAATGGCGGGCACGAAATTGCATAAACGCAAACGCGGCAAAACGGTAGTTAACCTCGTTCTCGGTCTCATCTGCTTATTGTGGCTCATCCCGACACTGGGGCTGCTGATCTCTTCTTTCCGGCCGGCGGCAGACATTTTGCAAACCGGTTGGTGGAACGTGTTCCCGCACCGGGAATGGACGAATGCGGAAACGATTCAGCTCTCCAAGGATATCGACTTGCGCGAACCGATTGAAGTGAACGGAGAAACCTACAGTGACGACGAGCTGAAAGCCGGGGTAGTAAAAGACGGACAGCGGCTGATCTGGGAAAATCGCCGGGCCCGCACGATCCACGTCCAGGAGCAGGGCTGGGAGTTCAAGCCGGCGCTGACGCTGGAGAATTATAAGAACGTGCTGTCCGGTAAGGAATATAAGCTGAAGCTCGCCGATGGCAGCGAATCGATTCAGAAAGGGACCGGGTTGTCCCAGGCGTTCTGGAACACGCTAACGATCGCCGTTCCGGCAACGGTGATTCCGGTGCTGATCGCTTCGTTTGCCGCTTATGCCTTCGCCTGGCTGCGGTTCCCTGGCCGCAAAACGCTGTTCGTGGTGATCATCGCGATGCTGGTCATTCCGCTGCAGGTTGCGCTCATCCCGGTGTTGAAGGACTATACGGCGCTGGGTCTGAACGGCAGCTATCTGGGGATCTGGTTGGCGCATACGGCCTTTGGTTTGCCGCTCGTCACGTACTTTATGTATAACTTCATCAGCCAACTGCCCAAGGATTTGTTTGAGTCGGCCTTTATCGATGGGGCGAGCCATTTTACGATTTTCTCCCGGCTGATCCTGCCGTTGTCGGTGCCGGCGCTCGCTTCGATCAGTATCTTCCAGTTCCTGTGGGTCTGGAACGATTACCTGGTATCGCTGATCTTCATCGGCAACCAGCCAAGCGTACAGGTGATGTCGATGAAAATCGCCGATCTCGTGGGTTCGAGAGGCAACGACTGGCATTTGCTGACGTCCGCCGCGTTTATTTCGATGCTGATGCCGCTCGCGATCTTCTTCCTCCTGCAGAAGTACTTTGTTAGAGGGCTGATGGGAGGCTCGGTGAAAGGATGAACGAGCAGCCTTATGAGCATTCGGCGGACCTGTCGCTGAGCAAATTCATTAGCGTTCATACGACCCGGGATACCCGGGAGGAAGAGCTGCGGATGCGAAGCGAAGAAGTGCTGCGCTTGGCCGAGAGCCGCGGCTTTGACGGGCTGGCTGAGGAGCAGCACGCTTACCTGGACGCGTTCTGGAGCCGCGCCGACGTGGAAATTGCCAGCGATCCCGCGCTCCAGCAGGGGCTGCGGTTTAATGCGTTTGGCCTGCTGCAGTCGGCTGGACGCGACGGCATGACCAGCATGGCCGCGAAGGGGCTCACCGGCGAAGGGTACGAAGGGCATTATTTCTGGGATACCGAAATGTACGTGCTGCCCTTCTTTACCTTTACGACGCCGGAGATCGGCCGAGCCTTGCTGGAGTTCCGCTACCGCACGCTGGAGCAAGCGCGGCAGCGGGCGAAGAGAACTCCGCCTATTTCCCGGCGGGCACCTGGTCAGCTAACGTAGCGTCAACTCTACCGATTGGATTCGCCATTTTTATCTATAAAGCCGCTGGCGTGTGGAACGCCGTGAACAAAAGCGACCCCTTTGCATAAAACAAAGGTGGCCGCTTTTATTTTGTGAGGAAGAAGGGAGGAAAAAAGAACTTAAGGTGTTTTGTACCCTTACGCGGCTGCAACTGCGGCGTTATGATAGGGAAGGATCAAGCAGGAAGTGTTTATCCAATTATGGAGATCTTTAACTAATGACGAAAAGGAGGTGGAGCACGATGTATCTGAACGACTTGGACGTTGCCAAACAGTATATTCGGGATCTTCGCCAGGAGCTGGACCGGTGTTTGCTGGCTGAGCAAATCCGGCGCAGGGAGCGGGAGAAGTCAAAGCGTGAGCGGTCTAAAGTACCCATAGGCTTCAACTCGGTACTGGTTACCATCCTCACCAGGATGAGAAAACGGCTGTAACCTCGGCCATCCCCTCTGGTATGTTCCCCGATACAAGAAAGACCGCCCCTCGTAAGGAACGGTCCTTCGCTTCGCAACGATTTTCCATTTTCCGTTTGTTTATGTCGTAAGTTCCCGGTTCTCAGTATCTAGTGTTTATCTGGATTTCCGCGTCCGAGAGGATTGATACAACTCATCGATGAGCCGCAGCGTTTTGAGGCCTTCTTCGCCGTCAATCGCAAAGCGAGTTCCTGTTCGGACGCGGTCATAAAAGTCGGCGATTAACAACTGATGGCTGGAGCCCCAGTAGGATTTGCCGATGATTTGTCCTGCGTCGTTAAGGTTCGCCGGCGGTTCGCAGACCAGGCTTTCCTGACCGTCCCGGGTCAAATACAGGCAATCGTCCCGCTGACGCAGCGTGCCGCCTTCAAACACCAGCTCCAGTTCAACTGGGGTGTTGGTGAGGTACGCATTGGTGGCGTAAAACAACCCGTGAACGCCGTCCGCAAACCGGAGGCTGGCATGCGCCGTATCCTCCACCTCGATCACGTCGCCAAGGGCGTCGGCAGTGACGCTCCCCTGGACGGAGAGGACTTCGCCGCCGAACCATTGGAGCAGGTCAAGCGTATGGATCGCTTGATTGATCAGCACGCCGCCGCCTTCCGTCGACCAGCGGCCCCGCCATGGGCTGTCGGTATAATAAGCTTCGTCCCGGTGCCAGGTGACGATGCCTTTCAGGCAGATGAGCCGGCCCAGCGTTTTCGATTCCAGGAATTCGCGGATTTTTCGGGATGAGTCGTTATACCGATTCTGAAAAACAACCCCCAGCTGTGCCTCGCTGCGCCGAGCTTCTGCCACCAGGTTCTCCGCCGCTTTGAGGTCATGTGCGAGCGGTTTTTCCGTCAGCACATGTTTGCCGGCACGGAGCAGCTGCGTCGCCATCTCCGCATGCAGGTGATGGGGCGTACAGAGGTGGACGACTTGAATATCGTCACGATCCAGCAAGGTCAGGTAATCGCTGGCCGCTTCGCAGGAATACGCCGCTGCGGCCTGCTCTGCCTTGGCGGCATCGCTGTCGACGACCACTTTCAGCTTCACGCCGTCCAGTTGCTGCACAGCCCCGGCATGCAGCGGAAAAATCGCTCCGCAGCCGATAATCGCCGCGCCGATCGGTTCTTGCATCGTCATCGTAAGGTCCCTTCCTGTCCTAGTAAGTTGGGGTGACGCGAAGTGCCTGCTGCTGAGCTTTTAGACACAGCTCTGCGGCTTTGAAGGCGTGCTCCTGGGTCATGGCGTTTTCCGTGCGGTTCAGGCAATCCAGAATCAGCTCGCCAAAGAACGGATAGCCCACCTGCCCGCGTA
This region includes:
- a CDS encoding DUF1492 domain-containing protein, whose protein sequence is MKEQHTVYEQYRKEVYRIAWRVQYRARVVRKRECSFNGVEPAVTCFTSSSDNKIVVRQLINALPSTTGKTIISKIYLQDKTEGEVARELNMSQQGVNKWKRKMIKELSRMMKSS
- a CDS encoding DUF4825 domain-containing protein — translated: MTTRQTFKRWNIGIFALLLAGFVCLGVVEGVALPRQDKQEALYNEAQNNPLTHDITRTASFATPYMGNASKVSGLFLSLPLGPIRSFALDPDVFTVQVNLDSSVPMADVDRDRAYLYSVTAAFAYIDNLEAVIFNEGSAAYRVTREELLDWYGVDQFSSLTTDHAAWQAAVQNKLTDRDYAWRAFQELFHETETLSV
- a CDS encoding permease prefix domain 1-containing protein, which gives rise to MNSLQNHVDRLFAGYPATGRNREMKEEIIGNLEAKVADLMAGGMDYEQAVRTATSSLTRIDGLIDEHPLIYVNRYRLEWMQKMLFLAIILWIFTIPLRLIERTPLSFFLLGFVLVLGLFYLVLHLTWRGQALEVTAPRHIAAARRRSRIVWLLWGLFILVTLLAITALRFGSNIWFGYQVKIGGPYQFALLGIQYAKPFLTIGIPLAFQLSASLLTKHEVGDWEA
- a CDS encoding PadR family transcriptional regulator; protein product: MNDSAISRDLIRGHIDTIILRVLLEEGDNYGYEIMKSISSISQGRYELKEPSLYTSLKRLEAQKLIESYWGEDRSLGGRRKYYHVTPAGAEVYKANLAAWKFSREIIDVLIEKQEGSPS
- a CDS encoding DUF6273 domain-containing protein, with amino-acid sequence MKRFWTASFYHGKSADVSWRDAVDIIWRDCDLRQWLNEEFFAAAFSPEEQALIEPAYCTDNGEGCPDTEDNVFLLSVAEVKAFTASLGKDWLTAVGTDYAKLKKPDGCSLYVYDKGEEVNYVLRNGQKMGCSWWWLRTQGNLPSRAHFIGTGCSIRSYQRQSGKGWRAASN
- a CDS encoding LacI family DNA-binding transcriptional regulator produces the protein MNKNKSKPTIRDVAKKAGVSISTVSRVMNAPGTVVESKRKRVLEAIQELNYQPNAFARGLIYKKSFTLGLLIPDIENMYYAGMIRGMQDACNKLGYSLMICNTDRDKERMLSYIDTFHEKQVDGIVFASDKMFPEYYEKLIGCRIPCVMVSSHSDDYDIPCVEVDDEAAAYDAAVYLIELGHRQIGMIGFNHDNSISGPPRFAGFVRAMKEYGLTSNIENVKFASHYFEHAYQAAHELFTEHPDLTAVFCVADEFAMGTISYLRDRHILVPGQVSVIGFDNHRMASMYIPKLTTISQPIYDLGHRAAEKLHELLTTGSVAVPREILQHKLVVRESSRERTTV
- a CDS encoding ABC transporter substrate-binding protein — its product is MKKRSKWTSLLLVSGLSFTLLLSACGGGNNAANNEPAAPANTGTTEQNTNDTAATNDTSTGSPLELALKGEYKGTKVTMFGPFVDADQVKFETSIKEFEEKTGIDIQYEGSKEFEATINVRVDGGNAPDIADFPQPGLLAAVAKTGKVIDLTNILDQEKLKVNYNQSWLDMATMEDKDGNKIMAGIWNRSNVKSLVWYPKKQFEEAGYTIPQTWDELMALTEQIAKDGDTAWGIGIESGAATGWPATDWVEDIMLRTTSPENYDKWVSGELPFTSPEVKHAVEVMSEIWMNPDYVYGGTKSIVTTAFGDSALPMFDNPPKIWLHRQANFITSFFPETAKIDEDYDWFYLPPIDEQYGKPVLVAGDIYAMFNDRPEVRAVMEFFTTGESIKSWVQSGGVIAPMNDASLDWYTSEADRRMAQLVQDATTLRFDGSDLMPGKVGAGTFWKGMTDYVSGTSTLDEALAQIQEGWNN
- a CDS encoding carbohydrate ABC transporter permease; translation: MMSSEAKRIVSLRAVLFTLIVLVANAAGHGLIFRFFRDSTLNPLLTAIFAVLWGVLGVYLLFYTFNWAVEQYPEQVRRKVLPYIFIGPAVILLGWLLVLPAVRTLYLSFFNASSEKFVGLANYAAIFTDKLMGTALRNNLLWVFLGTLACVTLGLLIAILADRSSYEKIAKSIIFMPMAISFVAAGVIWKFVYYYQPGDQQIGLFNAIVTALGGEAQAWTSMLQPWNNLFLILILIWMQTGFAMVIFSAAIKGVPEDILEAARVDGAGEIKIFFRIIIPYISVTILTVTTTIIVFTLKIFDVVMVMTGGQYGTEVVATQFYRQFFMYRNFGYGSTLAIVLLIAVTPVIFFNLRQIRKQGGF
- a CDS encoding carbohydrate ABC transporter permease; its protein translation is MAGTKLHKRKRGKTVVNLVLGLICLLWLIPTLGLLISSFRPAADILQTGWWNVFPHREWTNAETIQLSKDIDLREPIEVNGETYSDDELKAGVVKDGQRLIWENRRARTIHVQEQGWEFKPALTLENYKNVLSGKEYKLKLADGSESIQKGTGLSQAFWNTLTIAVPATVIPVLIASFAAYAFAWLRFPGRKTLFVVIIAMLVIPLQVALIPVLKDYTALGLNGSYLGIWLAHTAFGLPLVTYFMYNFISQLPKDLFESAFIDGASHFTIFSRLILPLSVPALASISIFQFLWVWNDYLVSLIFIGNQPSVQVMSMKIADLVGSRGNDWHLLTSAAFISMLMPLAIFFLLQKYFVRGLMGGSVKG
- a CDS encoding Gfo/Idh/MocA family protein; amino-acid sequence: MTMQEPIGAAIIGCGAIFPLHAGAVQQLDGVKLKVVVDSDAAKAEQAAAAYSCEAASDYLTLLDRDDIQVVHLCTPHHLHAEMATQLLRAGKHVLTEKPLAHDLKAAENLVAEARRSEAQLGVVFQNRYNDSSRKIREFLESKTLGRLICLKGIVTWHRDEAYYTDSPWRGRWSTEGGGVLINQAIHTLDLLQWFGGEVLSVQGSVTADALGDVIEVEDTAHASLRFADGVHGLFYATNAYLTNTPVELELVFEGGTLRQRDDCLYLTRDGQESLVCEPPANLNDAGQIIGKSYWGSSHQLLIADFYDRVRTGTRFAIDGEEGLKTLRLIDELYQSSRTRKSR